One genomic window of Stieleria sp. JC731 includes the following:
- a CDS encoding PQQ-binding-like beta-propeller repeat protein encodes MLANELIDQLERRGLLDQEIIDALREQLKSGGANVTPEAVAKLLVDNGQLTRFQATKLIGELRSSDYPDDSAIAAEVVDDDLIEGIDAVDAEVVEAIEVDAEPIEVFAEPVIAEAVPVEAVAVGTPAAASSDDVLGGDFPRERASGRVRKPVPEKNQWDSFKVYGFLGIIGFLVITGGALFFLLQRGDADDRIKIANDLYDNQNYTGAQDSYIDFLDSFGEANEYSSLARTRIVMTRLYRAEGNADPTYATQVAKEVLPPIESEEGLNEERGNLAALLVKIGENIAAEASDKKETSEKRSLLEALDRQMELTENPNYMTGVLRTTLSGRLKAISEERERVVRDITRNEQLDAAVAEMESLLGQKNTKAAYDVRFELLRAFPELADNERLTKLIRQASDIQHELVQSSAKLPELIAPEAESEIKPIVLTARSGDRAPDLRDEVLFFRAKGSVLAFEGEDGTLLWRRYVGDSLSHSPTRLDEGEAVLLSESEALAINRCDGRTGAVDWRLQIGENFTQPVVERDDVFVATESGRLISIDATTGDAKWVQTIPQNLETGPGIDDRNSIVYQPGNHSNLYVLAKNNGDSIESYYLGHAEGTIAVPPQPLLGHLFVIENKGSDYCLVHVLGVDESGRTIKKAQDPFRLRGNVLVSPVVAQQRRMVVLTDLGEIAVFDIEPSIETDKVSIVAKLPASFNHPTLTQMAVGRSQMWTTGDRIGRYELQVNRGRVISDWTKASGDKFFGQPLIIGDALVHARQLRGTSGVRISAVDPKTGDEFWRNDIGAPVAMLRKADAGVHAMTTQAALFELDRAAIGSGATRNPIENVGGSGVVMRFENPLPIDDKRSVLLNKASSDGGKRVIVYDPQRPTEKIRLVSLNLLSGQPDGSGIAVGKGVFLTLDNGRAVYMDYLTGSQIGSPFQPLSSPGAEVHWTNSIALKDDPSQIVVADSRKGLYRLRVGDRISQLTDVQLASEPIGTIAGINGSVILSISGPASDIIQGRDIVSLKEKFQLSLEGRVLWGPVAAGDQAIVLTDDQTLHGISIDGKPTFSVSVPKGIPVGEPLIENGQLIIAADSGWVVAIDQASGKLQGLTELRQPFSATPLALGQRLLVPGAEGVVYVVDIPEGGVN; translated from the coding sequence ATGCTTGCTAACGAACTGATCGACCAACTGGAACGACGCGGTTTGCTCGATCAAGAAATCATTGACGCCTTGCGCGAACAGTTAAAATCCGGTGGTGCCAATGTCACCCCGGAAGCCGTCGCGAAACTTTTGGTTGATAACGGTCAATTGACTCGCTTCCAAGCGACAAAGCTGATCGGAGAACTTCGCAGCAGCGACTATCCCGATGATTCGGCGATCGCGGCTGAAGTCGTTGACGACGATCTGATCGAAGGCATTGATGCTGTCGATGCAGAGGTCGTCGAAGCGATCGAAGTCGACGCCGAACCGATCGAGGTCTTTGCAGAACCGGTCATCGCCGAAGCAGTCCCGGTCGAAGCCGTCGCCGTCGGAACCCCCGCCGCCGCTAGCAGTGACGACGTTCTCGGTGGTGATTTCCCAAGAGAACGTGCCTCCGGACGTGTTCGCAAACCGGTTCCCGAAAAGAACCAGTGGGACTCCTTCAAAGTCTATGGCTTTCTCGGGATTATCGGTTTCCTGGTGATCACCGGCGGTGCCCTGTTCTTCCTACTGCAACGTGGCGACGCTGACGATCGCATCAAAATCGCCAACGATTTGTACGACAACCAGAACTACACCGGTGCCCAAGACAGCTATATCGACTTCTTGGATTCATTTGGCGAAGCAAACGAATACAGCTCGCTGGCGCGTACGCGGATCGTGATGACTCGGTTGTATCGAGCTGAAGGAAACGCCGATCCGACGTATGCGACCCAAGTCGCTAAAGAAGTCCTTCCGCCAATTGAATCCGAAGAAGGGCTGAACGAAGAACGTGGAAACCTCGCAGCTTTGCTGGTCAAAATCGGTGAAAACATCGCCGCCGAAGCAAGCGACAAAAAAGAGACCAGTGAAAAGCGGTCACTGCTAGAAGCGCTCGACCGGCAGATGGAACTCACCGAAAACCCCAACTACATGACAGGTGTTTTACGCACCACGCTGTCGGGACGCCTCAAAGCGATCAGCGAAGAACGCGAACGGGTCGTCCGCGACATCACCCGTAACGAACAACTCGATGCGGCCGTCGCCGAGATGGAAAGCTTGCTCGGACAGAAAAACACGAAGGCGGCCTATGACGTTCGATTCGAACTGCTTCGCGCTTTCCCCGAGTTGGCCGATAACGAACGCCTTACCAAGCTGATTCGTCAAGCCAGCGACATCCAGCACGAGCTTGTCCAGTCGAGTGCGAAGCTACCCGAGCTGATCGCTCCGGAAGCCGAATCCGAAATCAAGCCAATCGTCTTGACCGCACGGTCGGGAGATCGCGCCCCCGACCTTCGCGACGAAGTGCTGTTCTTCCGTGCCAAGGGAAGCGTCTTGGCGTTTGAAGGCGAAGACGGAACCTTGCTGTGGCGTCGATATGTCGGCGACTCACTATCGCACAGCCCGACTCGTTTGGACGAAGGCGAAGCGGTCTTGCTTAGCGAATCGGAAGCGTTAGCAATCAACCGCTGTGATGGCCGTACCGGTGCGGTCGACTGGCGATTGCAAATCGGTGAAAACTTTACCCAGCCCGTTGTCGAACGCGATGACGTATTTGTGGCTACCGAAAGCGGACGATTGATTTCGATCGACGCGACCACTGGTGACGCGAAATGGGTTCAAACGATTCCTCAAAACTTGGAAACTGGACCGGGCATCGATGACCGCAACTCGATCGTCTACCAGCCCGGCAATCACAGCAACCTTTATGTGCTGGCCAAGAACAACGGCGACAGCATCGAAAGCTACTACCTTGGACACGCCGAAGGCACGATCGCGGTTCCGCCGCAGCCACTGCTCGGGCACCTCTTTGTGATCGAAAACAAAGGCTCGGACTACTGCTTGGTTCACGTTCTAGGTGTCGACGAAAGCGGTCGAACGATTAAGAAAGCACAGGATCCGTTCCGCTTGCGTGGAAACGTTTTGGTCTCTCCCGTTGTCGCCCAACAACGACGCATGGTTGTGTTGACTGACTTGGGTGAAATCGCTGTCTTTGACATCGAGCCCAGCATTGAAACGGATAAAGTTTCAATCGTCGCCAAGCTTCCGGCATCCTTCAATCATCCGACGCTGACACAGATGGCCGTCGGTCGAAGCCAGATGTGGACGACCGGTGACCGAATCGGAAGATATGAATTGCAAGTCAACCGCGGACGCGTGATCTCCGATTGGACCAAAGCTTCGGGCGATAAATTCTTTGGCCAGCCACTAATCATCGGTGACGCACTTGTCCATGCAAGGCAACTGCGTGGTACGTCCGGCGTTCGAATCTCGGCGGTTGACCCAAAGACGGGAGATGAGTTCTGGCGAAATGATATCGGTGCTCCCGTCGCGATGCTCCGCAAGGCTGACGCGGGCGTTCACGCGATGACCACCCAAGCCGCCCTGTTCGAACTTGACCGTGCTGCCATCGGTAGCGGAGCGACGCGAAACCCAATCGAAAATGTGGGCGGATCCGGTGTTGTCATGCGCTTTGAAAATCCGCTTCCCATTGATGACAAACGCAGCGTTCTATTGAACAAAGCCAGCAGTGATGGTGGAAAGCGAGTCATCGTTTATGACCCGCAGCGTCCCACCGAAAAGATTCGATTGGTCAGTCTAAATCTACTTTCGGGCCAACCAGATGGATCGGGAATCGCCGTTGGCAAAGGTGTATTCCTAACGCTCGACAACGGCCGAGCCGTTTACATGGATTACCTGACGGGCTCGCAAATCGGCAGCCCTTTCCAGCCGCTCAGTTCACCCGGTGCCGAAGTCCATTGGACCAACAGCATCGCGTTAAAAGATGACCCGTCACAAATCGTTGTCGCCGATAGCCGTAAAGGCCTTTATCGATTGCGAGTAGGCGATCGAATTTCACAGCTAACCGACGTTCAGCTTGCGAGCGAGCCAATTGGCACGATTGCCGGAATCAACGGTAGCGTGATCTTATCCATCAGCGGTCCGGCATCGGACATCATTCAAGGCCGTGACATCGTTTCGCTGAAAGAGAAGTTCCAGCTATCACTCGAAGGCCGTGTCCTTTGGGGCCCCGTCGCCGCGGGTGACCAAGCCATCGTGCTAACCGACGATCAGACGCTGCACGGCATCTCGATCGATGGCAAGCCAACGTTTTCGGTCTCAGTTCCAAAAGGCATACCGGTTGGGGAACCGTTAATCGAAAATGGTCAATTGATCATCGCGGCCGACTCCGGTTGGGTTGTCGCAATCGACCAAGCCTCCGGAAAGCTTCAAGGCCTCACAGAACTGCGTCAGCCATTCTCCGCAACACCGCTTGCACTCGGTCAACGACTGCTGGTGCCGGGTGCTGAGGGAGTCGTTTATGTAGTTGATATTCCCGAGGGGGGAGTCAATTGA
- a CDS encoding alkaline phosphatase family protein, with protein sequence MKRICIINVVGLTPRLLRHGETLFDLAGRPDEAKLSDGDSQFAPWTSPLPAVTCTSQATMLTGAAPRDHGIVANGWYYRDTQEIRFWQQARSLIEAPVFYDDYETAKMFWWFNQSSTAKYSCTPKPHYGCDGSKVFDVLDHTGCDLTKKHGPFPFFTFWGPGAGLPCSRWIANASATVMRENKPQVTLVYLPHLDYDYQRKTEHDPQRVAEVDQCVRILRSAADDIDAQVVVVSEYGLVPVSQPIHINRVLRKAGLLGIRTGPFGEVLMPGESRAFAVADHQLAHIYIDNPDDIPEVRELLEKTPGICSVYDADELELDHPRSGELIALAKSDAWFTYYYWFDDNQAPDFARTVDIHRKPGYDPCELFMTSKLRMAGRLLQKKAGMRYKMDVIPLDATLVRGSHGVHPDSIDGPLVIGPSGQQPLPTDMRDFAGYVRGLLE encoded by the coding sequence ATGAAAAGAATCTGCATCATCAACGTCGTCGGTCTTACCCCGCGACTGCTACGCCATGGCGAGACATTGTTCGATCTTGCCGGACGTCCCGATGAGGCCAAGCTTAGCGATGGTGATTCGCAGTTCGCCCCATGGACCAGCCCGTTACCTGCGGTGACGTGCACGTCCCAAGCAACAATGTTGACGGGGGCGGCACCACGCGATCATGGGATTGTTGCTAACGGCTGGTACTATCGTGACACACAAGAGATTCGGTTCTGGCAGCAAGCCAGATCGTTAATCGAAGCCCCGGTGTTTTACGATGACTATGAAACCGCCAAGATGTTTTGGTGGTTCAATCAGTCTTCGACGGCCAAATACAGTTGCACCCCCAAACCGCACTACGGCTGCGACGGAAGTAAGGTGTTTGATGTGCTTGATCACACCGGATGTGATCTGACAAAGAAACATGGTCCGTTTCCGTTCTTTACTTTCTGGGGACCCGGCGCCGGTCTGCCTTGCAGCCGCTGGATCGCGAACGCTTCCGCGACGGTCATGCGTGAAAACAAGCCACAGGTCACGCTCGTCTATCTGCCACACCTCGACTACGACTATCAACGTAAAACTGAGCATGACCCGCAGCGAGTTGCTGAGGTTGACCAGTGTGTTCGGATTTTGCGTTCGGCAGCCGACGATATCGATGCTCAAGTCGTTGTCGTTTCCGAGTATGGGTTGGTGCCGGTCAGTCAGCCGATCCACATCAATCGCGTCCTGCGAAAGGCCGGCTTGCTAGGGATTCGCACCGGTCCGTTCGGCGAGGTCTTGATGCCCGGTGAGTCACGCGCTTTCGCCGTTGCCGATCACCAGTTGGCTCATATTTACATTGACAATCCGGATGATATTCCGGAGGTGCGCGAACTGCTTGAAAAGACTCCAGGCATTTGCAGCGTCTACGATGCCGATGAGTTAGAGCTGGATCATCCGCGTAGCGGTGAACTGATCGCGCTGGCAAAAAGCGATGCTTGGTTTACGTACTACTACTGGTTCGATGACAACCAAGCACCTGATTTTGCAAGGACAGTCGATATCCATCGAAAGCCTGGCTACGATCCCTGCGAATTGTTCATGACCAGCAAGCTGCGAATGGCAGGGCGGTTGTTACAAAAGAAAGCCGGGATGCGATACAAGATGGACGTCATCCCGTTGGATGCAACATTGGTTCGCGGAAGCCACGGTGTTCACCCCGATTCGATCGATGGGCCATTGGTCATTGGCCCATCCGGTCAGCAACCTTTGCCGACCGACATGCGTGATTTTGCCGGTTACGTCAGAGGTTTGTTGGAATAG
- a CDS encoding MotA/TolQ/ExbB proton channel family protein yields MIAEISLFSLIANGTYFALAGVALWGLYCIVVVWNRVGQKRFKTEEEQDQFLDDIEQLLTKGDFEGALDYCEGDTRAVPQMIELAVNHRQLGYKRARRAMMDRFQRDVLSDLEYRLSWISTVIKSAPMIGLFGTVFGMMGAFQTLATATSVEPSKLAGDIQLALITTASGLAIAIPLMLLVANLNIKIAKMEDLVGSGLARFFEAFKTGLARTGGQV; encoded by the coding sequence ATGATCGCTGAGATCTCTCTGTTTAGCCTCATCGCCAACGGGACCTACTTTGCACTCGCCGGCGTCGCACTTTGGGGTTTGTACTGCATCGTCGTCGTCTGGAACCGTGTCGGTCAAAAGCGATTTAAAACCGAAGAAGAACAAGATCAATTTCTTGATGACATCGAACAGTTGTTGACCAAAGGCGACTTCGAAGGGGCATTGGACTATTGCGAAGGCGATACCCGTGCAGTGCCTCAAATGATTGAACTTGCCGTCAACCATCGACAACTTGGCTACAAGCGGGCACGCCGCGCGATGATGGATCGCTTTCAGCGAGACGTGCTTAGCGACTTGGAATACCGGCTCAGCTGGATCAGTACCGTTATCAAAAGCGCGCCTATGATCGGGCTGTTCGGTACGGTTTTCGGAATGATGGGTGCGTTCCAGACTCTCGCTACCGCCACGTCGGTCGAACCCAGCAAGCTAGCCGGTGACATTCAATTGGCTCTGATTACGACAGCAAGTGGACTGGCGATCGCGATCCCGTTGATGCTGTTGGTTGCGAACCTGAATATCAAGATCGCAAAGATGGAAGACTTGGTCGGATCGGGACTGGCAAGGTTCTTCGAAGCATTCAAAACTGGCTTGGCTCGCACCGGAGGTCAGGTGTAA
- a CDS encoding alanine/glycine:cation symporter family protein, whose translation MKLSRIMRNGMKPVGLTLLFIILAQLAGTAQAQTEPETPPPPPPAESASVGLDQAIDNAFKPIADTWGSIVFFQLPVPGLDIVPFVVLLLVFGAAFFTIAFGFANVRLLPLAIRVVRGHYDALEKTGEDIPKHVDVYEVDGDLVDTIRDEAEGEVSHFQALATAVSGTVGLGNIAGVAVAVATGGPGATFWMIVCGLLGMSSKFVECTLGVRYRDVDEDGTVHGGPMYYLRKGLTDAGFSGFGKVLGTVFAVFCVGASFGGGNAFQSNQAAQQIKTLFGMPDTGASGTIIGIVMAVMVGFVIIGGIKRIASLTEKIVPLMAVIYCVAALAIILMNIGHVPWAIKEIVMGAFTPEAGIGGILGVLIQGFQRAAFSNEAGTGSAAIAHSAVKTKYPASEGVVALLEPFIDTVVICTMTAIVIVLYNGGTLFQWGDVQNKEVLIEGVRVGGVDLTSLAFDSVLPGFKYVLTIAIILFAFSTMISWSYYGIQSWKYLFGKSQAADISYKLLFCSVIVIGAAVSLGSVIDFSDAMIFAMVFPNMLGLFLLFPRVREELNRYLNACRESDAGN comes from the coding sequence ATGAAGTTGTCTCGAATCATGCGCAATGGCATGAAACCTGTTGGCTTGACCCTTCTGTTTATCATACTTGCTCAGCTGGCCGGAACGGCTCAAGCCCAGACAGAACCTGAGACACCTCCCCCTCCCCCACCTGCCGAATCCGCATCTGTCGGACTTGATCAAGCGATCGACAATGCCTTTAAACCGATTGCGGATACCTGGGGATCGATCGTCTTTTTCCAACTGCCCGTCCCGGGTTTAGACATCGTGCCCTTTGTCGTCCTACTGCTGGTATTCGGGGCGGCGTTCTTCACCATCGCGTTTGGCTTCGCAAACGTTCGGTTGCTGCCACTAGCGATTCGAGTCGTACGCGGTCACTACGATGCCTTGGAAAAAACGGGCGAAGATATCCCCAAGCACGTCGATGTTTATGAAGTCGATGGTGATCTGGTCGACACCATTCGGGACGAGGCCGAAGGCGAAGTCTCTCACTTCCAAGCACTCGCAACAGCCGTTTCGGGAACCGTCGGACTTGGCAATATTGCCGGTGTCGCTGTCGCGGTTGCCACCGGCGGTCCCGGCGCAACATTCTGGATGATTGTTTGCGGACTACTGGGAATGTCCAGCAAGTTTGTCGAATGCACGCTGGGCGTTCGCTACCGAGACGTCGACGAAGACGGTACCGTCCATGGCGGCCCAATGTATTACCTCCGCAAAGGCCTTACCGATGCCGGATTCTCGGGTTTCGGAAAAGTCCTCGGAACGGTGTTCGCCGTCTTCTGCGTTGGAGCGTCCTTTGGTGGGGGAAATGCATTCCAGTCCAACCAAGCTGCACAACAAATCAAAACCCTTTTCGGCATGCCTGACACTGGCGCTTCGGGAACCATCATTGGCATTGTCATGGCAGTGATGGTCGGCTTCGTCATCATCGGCGGAATCAAACGTATCGCCAGCCTGACCGAAAAGATCGTCCCGTTGATGGCTGTGATTTACTGCGTTGCCGCGCTCGCGATCATCCTGATGAACATCGGCCATGTTCCTTGGGCGATCAAAGAAATCGTCATGGGAGCCTTCACTCCGGAAGCCGGCATCGGTGGCATCCTTGGCGTGCTTATTCAAGGCTTCCAGCGTGCAGCGTTTTCCAATGAAGCCGGAACAGGATCCGCAGCAATCGCCCACTCAGCGGTCAAAACCAAGTACCCCGCATCAGAGGGTGTGGTCGCGTTGCTTGAACCGTTCATCGACACCGTGGTGATCTGCACCATGACCGCGATCGTGATCGTCCTTTACAACGGCGGCACCCTTTTCCAATGGGGTGATGTCCAGAACAAAGAGGTCCTGATTGAAGGAGTGCGAGTGGGCGGCGTCGATTTGACCTCGCTCGCCTTCGACAGCGTTCTGCCAGGTTTCAAGTACGTCCTGACGATCGCAATCATTCTGTTCGCTTTCTCCACGATGATTTCCTGGTCTTACTACGGAATCCAATCGTGGAAGTACCTGTTCGGTAAAAGCCAAGCCGCGGACATCTCTTACAAGCTGCTGTTTTGCTCCGTGATCGTGATCGGGGCTGCTGTCTCGCTCGGTTCGGTCATCGACTTTTCCGACGCAATGATTTTCGCGATGGTCTTCCCGAACATGCTAGGCCTGTTCTTGCTGTTCCCACGGGTACGCGAGGAACTCAATCGCTACCTGAATGCGTGCCGCGAATCAGACGCAGGCAACTAA
- a CDS encoding biopolymer transporter ExbD, with amino-acid sequence MSIPVTCPQCGAINKVNDSLAGRRVRCPECDTAVHVPEQEAVAETIEATPLPGSDVIDAELVEADADEVQVLEAVAVEAEAIPAATPATPRAIPSIPVTDANVAAADLDEDDDEDVLKRKPRDEEELDMTPMVDVTFLLLIFFMVTAAFSLQKSIQMPRQQTDAPSTTVVEQEEEDLTPIELQVDEYGSFLVLAADWQEETPGKQNLVTTLKRANTGGPMRLVIKVHEMCKLQFLVDAMDAGTIAGFTETQVTQVEEFD; translated from the coding sequence ATGTCGATCCCAGTCACTTGCCCGCAGTGTGGAGCTATCAACAAGGTCAACGATTCGTTGGCCGGGCGACGCGTGCGCTGCCCCGAGTGCGATACGGCAGTGCATGTTCCCGAGCAAGAAGCCGTCGCCGAAACGATCGAAGCGACACCACTTCCCGGCTCTGACGTGATTGATGCCGAGCTGGTCGAAGCTGATGCCGATGAGGTTCAGGTTCTCGAAGCCGTCGCGGTCGAGGCCGAAGCGATCCCCGCCGCCACCCCAGCGACCCCGCGGGCCATCCCCTCGATTCCGGTCACCGACGCCAATGTCGCAGCGGCAGATCTGGACGAAGATGACGACGAAGACGTTCTAAAACGCAAGCCCCGTGATGAAGAAGAACTGGACATGACCCCCATGGTCGATGTGACGTTCTTGCTGCTGATCTTCTTCATGGTCACGGCAGCGTTCAGTCTACAAAAGTCGATTCAGATGCCACGACAACAGACGGATGCTCCCAGCACAACTGTTGTCGAGCAAGAGGAAGAAGACCTCACGCCGATCGAACTGCAAGTCGACGAATATGGCTCGTTTTTGGTACTCGCCGCCGATTGGCAAGAAGAAACCCCCGGCAAACAGAACCTTGTCACCACGCTTAAACGTGCCAATACCGGCGGCCCTATGCGTCTTGTGATCAAAGTACACGAGATGTGCAAGCTACAGTTTCTTGTCGATGCGATGGATGCCGGGACCATCGCCGGTTTCACCGAAACCCAGGTCACTCAAGTCGAAGAATTCGACTGA
- a CDS encoding ABC transporter substrate-binding protein — MNRIQPIICFGLLSLGIAISIPHAESSAQMLTYAESGKPEDPGLGLLQEDPHDIVFFTEKSGGGWAKVRLFPFREMPSQVAQKGTLRFTIIGIEADEFVAKWTDIDRIDFWETRLEREVADRIASEDFVGAYPFLSILIRDYPRRPGLKELRSDFLWRNAIQRAKSDQRAESLAMLEELHRYDDQYQQSNVLKAISGITNSLMEAMVKENELDAAQQLLARLKADYGDYDMGAITKWDNEFLKMAMEKRNEAIAAVREKDYRSARKLARESLYLKPDIENGQELVKKIDEVYPLITVGVLQAARVYDPVRMDNWAARRAGRLLYRNLFEIQGAAPEGGEYDFLFGSTETNPDRTVLDLNLNTDKLASPLNQIEVDVLADRLAQRALPESETYFSPWAASVLGIGIEGPKQVKCMLRRPHVLPTCLLQLNVDASWFGGEVGGPTGDYRVDAVDENETRFMLTEEARRGNTDDSKPREIVEVRCDSGSDAVSKLLSGEVDVLDQLFPADAVALKQRREIKVVEYPLPTIHMLVPCSDHEFITDKNFRRALLYGINRDDILNGELLENKRFDGCQVLSGPFPAGLNQEDPLGYAYDSTILPRPFEPSLAKLLIELSKNLKNAQAERKQEPPPKLRAIRLAFPADNLSRVACEAIKSQWQLIGLEVELVQLPLGETFPEPDTADLVYVSAAIWEPIIDARRLLGPNGLAGSEDQLVGLGLRRLEEALNWKEVRDRLLDLHAISHHELPVLPLWQMVESFAYRRSLSGMGNRIVSLYQNAGNWRLEH, encoded by the coding sequence ATGAATCGTATTCAACCAATCATCTGCTTCGGGCTATTGTCGCTGGGAATCGCGATATCGATTCCTCATGCTGAATCGTCTGCTCAGATGCTGACGTATGCCGAATCAGGGAAGCCTGAAGACCCGGGCTTGGGATTGCTTCAGGAAGACCCACACGACATCGTCTTTTTCACAGAAAAATCAGGCGGCGGATGGGCAAAGGTTCGCTTGTTCCCGTTTCGTGAGATGCCTTCGCAAGTCGCCCAAAAAGGCACGCTGCGTTTCACGATCATAGGCATTGAAGCAGACGAATTTGTCGCCAAATGGACGGATATTGATCGTATCGACTTTTGGGAAACCAGGCTCGAACGCGAAGTCGCCGACCGAATCGCCAGCGAAGACTTTGTGGGAGCCTATCCCTTTCTGTCGATTCTGATCCGCGATTATCCGCGGCGGCCAGGGCTAAAAGAACTTCGCAGTGACTTCTTGTGGCGCAACGCGATTCAACGAGCAAAGTCTGACCAACGTGCTGAATCACTCGCCATGCTTGAAGAACTGCATCGGTACGATGATCAATACCAACAGTCCAACGTCCTCAAGGCGATCAGTGGCATCACCAACAGCTTGATGGAAGCGATGGTGAAAGAGAATGAACTCGATGCCGCACAGCAGTTGCTCGCTCGCCTGAAAGCTGACTATGGCGATTACGATATGGGCGCCATCACGAAATGGGACAACGAGTTCCTAAAGATGGCGATGGAAAAGCGCAACGAAGCGATCGCCGCAGTCCGCGAAAAAGATTATCGCAGCGCACGTAAACTTGCACGCGAAAGTCTTTACTTAAAACCAGACATCGAAAACGGTCAGGAACTCGTTAAAAAGATCGACGAGGTTTACCCGCTGATTACCGTTGGCGTTCTGCAAGCGGCACGCGTCTATGACCCGGTTCGGATGGACAACTGGGCGGCCCGACGCGCCGGCCGATTGCTTTATCGCAACCTTTTTGAAATCCAAGGCGCCGCCCCAGAAGGCGGTGAGTACGACTTCCTGTTCGGTTCAACAGAAACCAATCCAGACCGAACCGTCTTGGATCTGAATCTGAACACCGACAAACTGGCTTCACCTCTGAATCAAATCGAAGTCGACGTTCTGGCAGATCGTTTGGCACAGCGGGCACTGCCCGAATCGGAAACTTACTTCTCCCCCTGGGCGGCATCGGTTCTTGGAATCGGTATCGAGGGTCCCAAGCAAGTCAAATGCATGCTGCGTCGTCCACACGTTTTGCCAACTTGCTTGTTGCAACTGAACGTTGATGCCAGTTGGTTTGGTGGCGAAGTTGGTGGACCGACCGGTGATTATCGAGTCGATGCGGTTGATGAAAACGAAACCCGATTCATGCTGACCGAAGAAGCACGTCGGGGAAACACGGACGATTCGAAGCCTCGCGAAATTGTCGAGGTCCGCTGCGATTCGGGAAGCGATGCGGTTTCCAAGTTGCTTTCTGGCGAAGTCGATGTCTTGGACCAATTATTCCCTGCCGACGCGGTCGCACTAAAACAGCGTCGCGAAATCAAGGTCGTCGAATACCCGCTGCCGACGATCCACATGTTGGTTCCGTGCTCGGACCATGAGTTCATCACCGACAAAAACTTTCGCCGAGCTTTGCTTTACGGAATCAACCGTGACGACATTCTCAACGGCGAACTGTTGGAGAACAAACGCTTTGACGGTTGCCAAGTCCTAAGCGGTCCATTCCCGGCCGGTCTGAATCAAGAAGACCCGTTGGGCTATGCGTACGATTCAACCATTTTGCCCAGGCCTTTCGAACCAAGCTTGGCAAAGCTTTTGATCGAATTGAGCAAGAACTTGAAAAACGCTCAGGCCGAACGCAAACAAGAGCCGCCACCGAAACTGCGAGCGATTCGATTGGCATTCCCCGCCGACAACTTGTCTCGGGTGGCTTGCGAAGCGATTAAAAGCCAGTGGCAACTGATCGGACTGGAGGTCGAACTTGTTCAACTTCCTCTCGGCGAAACCTTTCCCGAACCCGACACCGCCGACTTGGTTTATGTCTCCGCCGCGATTTGGGAACCGATCATCGACGCGCGTCGTCTGCTTGGACCCAATGGGTTGGCCGGCAGCGAAGACCAACTCGTCGGCTTGGGACTCCGCCGACTCGAAGAAGCACTGAACTGGAAAGAAGTTCGCGACCGATTGTTGGACTTGCATGCCATTTCTCACCACGAGCTGCCCGTCTTGCCGCTCTGGCAAATGGTCGAGTCATTTGCCTATCGCCGCTCACTGTCCGGCATGGGGAATCGAATCGTTTCGCTATACCAAAATGCAGGCAACTGGAGGCTAGAACATTGA
- a CDS encoding ExbD/TolR family protein, translating into MATDLMDDDGDDGFAMPRKNRDSEEMDITPMIDITFLLLIFFVVCSKMDPTQMGDIPEAQNGVAISAKDSAVVFIEAAGKDKVVLKRIDGTEFSDDEELQTAEIVEYVGKELKSTMGREKNHVMIMGDSEVKVGEVTRVQKIIGDAFEDITSTYIAVKEL; encoded by the coding sequence ATGGCCACTGATCTAATGGATGACGATGGTGATGACGGCTTCGCAATGCCGCGGAAAAACCGCGACAGCGAAGAAATGGACATCACTCCGATGATCGACATCACATTCTTGCTGCTGATCTTTTTTGTCGTCTGTAGCAAAATGGATCCGACACAGATGGGTGACATTCCCGAAGCCCAAAACGGTGTTGCGATCAGCGCTAAAGACTCTGCTGTCGTTTTCATTGAAGCCGCTGGCAAAGACAAAGTTGTCCTGAAACGGATCGACGGTACCGAATTCAGTGACGATGAAGAGCTTCAAACCGCTGAAATCGTCGAGTACGTCGGCAAGGAACTCAAAAGTACGATGGGGCGTGAAAAAAATCACGTCATGATCATGGGTGATTCGGAGGTCAAAGTCGGCGAAGTCACCCGGGTCCAAAAAATCATCGGCGATGCATTTGAAGACATTACGTCGACCTATATCGCCGTCAAAGAGTTGTGA